In the genome of Streptomyces sp. 846.5, the window CTGCTGCGGCAGAATGGCCGTCGCGCCCTGACCCGAGCAACACCGGAGAGAGCCCCTGCCATGCCCGTCCCGTCCGACCTCCACTCCGACCTCCACTCCGACCTCCATCCCGACGACCTCCCCGAAGTGCTGGACCGCCGCGACGGCCCCTACGGCGAAGCCGTCCTCCGCCGCCGAGGCGAGCACTTCGAGATCATCGCCAACGGCTGCTTCCTGATGGACACCTCGGACGGCCGCTCGGAACGCCTGCTGGTCACCGCCGCACTGGACGCGCTGGCCGAGCCCTGGGGCGTCGACCTGCTGATCGGCGGCCTCGGCGTCGGCTTCTCGCTGGCCGAGGCCTCGGCCGACCCCCGCCCGGGCCGGGTCACCGTCCTGGAGCGCGAGCAGGCCGTGATCGACTGGCACACCGCGGGCGACGCCCCGCTCGCGCCCTTCGCCGGCGGCGGCCACACCGACCCGCGCACCCGGATCGTCCACGACGACCTGCTGGAGCACCTCCGGGCCACCGCGGAGCGCTATGACGCGCTCTGCCTGGACATCGACAACGGTCCCGACTGGACCGTCACCGAGTCCAACGACAGCCTCTACACCGAGTCGGGCCTGGACCTGCTCCAGCGCGTACTGGCCCCTGACGGCGTGCTGGCCTTCTGGAGCGCCGCCCCCTCCACCGCCTTCGAGCAGCGGCTGCGGGCCCGGTTCACGGCGGTCGAGGCCGTCCCGGTGGGCGTCCAAGTGGAGCGCGGTCTGCCGGATGTCGTGTACCTTGCGACTTTGCGCCCATGAACGGCAGGTAGGGTCTACGCCCATGCCGCCCCCCGAAAGCCCGGTTTGTAGAAGACTGGTTCCCGGGGGACCGCTCCGGTCCGTAGGTTTCGACCAGTGGGCGGCAGGCAACGGACAAGTACGGACCGAGACGATGCGAGCAGGAGCGCCCCACCGGCGTTCCGAGATACCCGCAAGCCCTGGGGGCGGTGGCGTGACCGTGACGGATGCACAGCAGCAGGAGACCAACGGGACCGGAGGTCAGCGACGGGTCCTGGTCGTGGAGGACGAGCCGACCATCGCCGAGTCGATCGCCGCCCGGCTGGGCGCCGAGGGCTTCCGGGTGGCGATCTCGCACGACGGGCCCACCGCCGTGGACTGCTTCCAGACCTGGCAGCCCGACCTGGTGGTGCTGGACGTGATGCTGCCCGGTTTCGACGGCCTGGAGGTGTGCCGCCGGATCCAGGCCCACCGCCCGGTCCCGGTGCTGATGCTGACAGCGCGTGACGACGAGACCGACATGCTGGTCGGGCTCGGCGTGGGCGCTGACGACTACATGACCAAGCCGTTCTCCATGCGTGAGCTGGCGGCCCGGGTCAATGTGCTGCTGCGCCGGGTGGAGCGGGCCCAGCTCGCGGCCCGCACCCCGATGGGCGGCACGCTCCGGCTCGGCGAGCTGGAGATCGACAACGTCCAGCGCCGGGTCCGGGTGGCCGGCGGCGACATCCACCTGACGCCCACCGAGTTCGACCTGCTGGCCTGCCTGGCGCAGCAGCCCCGCGCGGTGCTGACCCGCGAGCAGCTGCTCGCCGAGGTCTGGGACTGGACCGACGCCTCCGGCACCCGCACCGTGGACAGCCATGTGAAGGCGCTGCGCCGCAAGATCGGGGCCAACTGGATCCGCACCGTGCACGGGGTCGGCTACGCCCTGGAGGCCCCGACGCCATGAGCGCCAACAGGGGGGCGAGGACCAGGGCGGCCAGGAACGGCGATCAGCAGGAAGCAGCCGTGCGTCCCGGTCCGCTGCGCCGGGCGGCACAGCGGGTGTGGGCGGATCTGCGCCCGCTGGACCCGCTGCGGTCGATCAAGGCCAAGCTCGCGGTCCTGGTGATCACCTCGGTGTGCATCTCCACCCTGATGGTGGTGCTGGCACTGAACTCGGACACCCAGATCCGCATTGTGATGATCTTCTCCGTGGTCGCCTCACTGCTGATCACCCAGCTGCTGGCGCACGGGATGACCGCGCCGCTGCGGGAGATGACCGCGGCCGCCCGGGCCATGGCCGCCGGCGACTACAGCCGCGAGGTACGGGCCACCTCCCGGGACGAGGTCGGCGAGCTGGCCACCGCCTTCAACACCATGGCCGGCGACCTGGAGGCCGCCGACCGGCAGCGCCGCGAGCTGATCGCCAATGTGTCGCACGAGCTGCGCACCCCCATCGCCGCCCTGCGGGCCGTGCTGGAGAACGTGGTCGACGGGGTCGTCCGCCCGGAGCCGGCCACCATGGCCGCGGCCCTGGAGCAGACCGAGCGCCTCGGCCGGCTGGTCGCCCATCTGCTCGACCTCTCCAAGATCGCCGACGGGGTCACCTCGCTGGACACCCGGGAGTTCGGCGTCGAACCCTTCCTGTCCGGGGTGCTCCGCGGCCTGAGCATGGACGGCTCCACCTCCGGCGGGGCCAGTCGCCGCCGCCATGACGTCTCGCTGGCGCTGGACGTCTCCCCCGGCCTCACCGCCGTCGCCGACCCGGAGCGGCTGCACCAGGTCGTCGCCAATCTGGTCGACAACTCCTGCCGGCACAGCCCCAAGGACGGCACCGTCACTGTCCGCGCCCGCTCCTTCCAGGACGGCGGCCGGGCCAGCGGGCTGCTGCTGGAGGTCGCCGACCAGGGCCCGGGGATCCGCCCCGAGGACCGGCACCGGGTGTTCGAACGCTTCAGTCGCGGCAGCGGCCCCTCGGCCCAGGGCCCCGGCAGCGACGGCGGCACCGGCCTCGGCCTGGCCATCGCCCGCTGGGCGGTCGACCTGCACGGCGGAACCATCGCGGTCGCGGACTCCCCGGTGGGCTGCCTGATCCGGATCACCCTGCCGGGGCAACGGTCGCCTGTCCGTTTGGGACAGACCTGAGACAATTGCCCGAAGTGCGGTCAGCGGTTCGGGGAAATCATCCTGAATGTCAGTATTTGCCGGGCCCGCTGCGACCGAACAACCACTCGTTATCCCCGATCACGAACGACCTCACACATCGATTTCGCGCCAAATCCGACGGCCGCACTGTGATCTGCGCGACGGCCGGGCTGCGGGACCTGCGCGGACCGGTGTCGGGGGCGTAGCCTTGGCTTCCGCTGTCCACCATTCTTAAGGAAGCGGAAGAGGGCGGTTGCCGCCGTGTCGCCAGAGTCCCCCCATACCTCGAACAGCTCTACCAGCACTGACCCGGGTTTTGGCCCGAACGAGTGGCTGGTCGACGAGATCTACCAGCAGTACCTCCAGGATCCCAACTCCGTCGACCGGGCCTGGTGGGATTTCTTCGCCGACTACAAGGCCGGCGAGAAGGCGGGCCAGCCGGGTGCCCCTGCCGGAGCCGAGGTGACGGCGGCAGCACAGACCGCCGCAGCCCCCTCGACCCCGGCAGCGGCCCCCGCACCACCGCCCGTCGCGCCCGCGCCGGTACCGGCTCCCACGCCGACCGTCCCACCCGTCGCCCCGGCAGCCCCCGTCACTCCCGCAGCCCCCGCCGCACCGGCCGCCCGCCCGTCGCCCGCCACCACCCTTGATCGAGACGCTTCGCGTCAGCCCGATTCGGTGCCCCCGAAGCCCCCGGCTCCGCCCGCGCCCGCGCCCCGGTCGACCTCCACCCCGGCCGATGTGGCCGACACCCTTAAGGACAGCAAGAACGTGACGTCCCCCGTCGCCCCCGCCGGTCCCGAGCTGATCGCCCTCAAGGGCCCCTCCGCCCGGATCGTGGCGAACATGGACGCCTCGCTCTCGATGCCGACCGCGACCAGCGTGCGCGCCGTCCCCGCGAAGCTGCTGATCGACAACCGGATCGTCATCAACAACCACCTCAAGCGCGCCCGCGGTGGGAAGGTCTCCTTCACCCACATCATCGGGTACGCCATGGTGCAGGCGATCAAGGCGATGCCGGCCATGAACCAGGGCTTCCAGGAGAAGGACGGCAAGCCGTTCCTGGTGAAGCCCGAGCACGTCAACCTCGGCCTCGCCATCGACCTGACCAAGCCCAACGGCGACCGCCAGCTCGTCGTGGCCGCCATCAAGAAGGCCGAGACCCTCGACTTCTTCGGCTTCTGGCAGGCCTACGAGGACATCGTCCGCCGCGCCCGCCAGAACAAGCTGACGGTGGACGACTTCTCCGGCGTCACCGCTTCGCTGACCAACCCCGGCGGCATCGGCACGGTCCACTCCGTCCCCCGCCTGATGCCCGGTCAGGGCACCATCCTGGGCGTCGGCGCGATGGAGTACCCGGCCGAGTTCCAGGGATCGTCCCAGGAGACCCTCTCCCGGCTGGGCGTCTCCAAGGTCATGACGCTGACCTCGACCTACGACCACCGGGTCATCCAGGGCGCGCAGTCCGGCGAGTTCCTGCGCACCATGCACCAGCTGCTGCTCGGTCAGGCCGACTTCTACGACCGGATCTTCGAGTCGCTGCGGATCCCCTACGAGCCGGTCCGCTGGGCCACCGACGTGGACAACAGCCACGACAACGAGGTCAACAAGACCGCCCGGGTGATGGAGCTGATCCACAGCTACCGGGTCCGCGGCCACCTCATGGCCGACACCGACCCGCTGGAGTACAAGCAGCGCAAGCACCCCGATCTCGACGTCCAGGCGCACGACCTGACGCTGTGGGACCTGGAGCGCGAGTTCGCCGTCGGCGGCTTCGCCGGCCGGGCGACCATGAAGCTGCGCGACATCCTCGGCGTGCTGCGCGACTCGTACTGCCGCACCATCGGCATCGAGTACATGCACATCCAGGACCCCAAGCAGCGCCGCTGGATCCAGGCCCGGGTCGAGCGCGGCCACGACAAGCCCGAGCGCGAGGAGCAGCTGCGCATCCTGCGCCGCCTCAACGCCGCCGAGGCGTTCGAGACCTTCCTGCAGACCAAGTACGTCGGCCAGAAGCGGTTCTCGCTGGAGGGCGGCGAGTCCGTCATCCCGCTGCTGGACGCGGTCCTGGACTCGGCCGCCGAGGCCAGGCTGGACGAGGCCGTGATCGGCATGGCCCACCGCGGCCGCCTCAACGTGCTGGCGAACATCGTCGGCAAGTCCTACGCCCAGATCTTCCGCGAGTTCCAGGGCAACCTGGACCCCAAGTCGATGCACGGCTCCGGCGACGTCAAGTACCACCTGGGCTCCGAGGGCACCTTCACCGGTATCGACGGCGAGAGCCTCAAGGTCTCCCTCGCCGCCAACCCCTCCCACCTCGAAGCGGTGGACCCGGTCGCCGAGGGCATCGTCCGCGCCAAGCAGGACATCCTGGACAAGGCCGGCAACTCCTTCGACGTCCTCGCCGTGCAGATCCACGGGGACGCGGCCTTCGCGGGCCAGGGCGTGGTCGCCGAGACCCTGAACATGTCGCAGTTGCGCGGCTACCGAACCGGCGGCACCGTGCACGTGGTGATCAACAACCAGGTCGGCTTCACCGCCGCCCCGGCCGCCTCCCGCTCGTCCACGTACTGCACCGACGTGGCGCGCATGATCGAGGCCCCGATCTTCCACGTCAACGGCGACGACCCGGAGGCCGTGGTCCGGGTGGCCCGGCTGGCCTTCGAGTTCCGCCAGGCGTTCGGCAAGGACGTGGTCATCGACCTCATCTGCTACCGCCGCCGCGGCCACAACGAGGCCGACAACCCCTCGTTCACCCAGCCGCTGATGTACGACCTGATCGACAAGAAGCGCTCGGTGCGCAAGCTCTACACCGAGGGCCTGATCGGTCGCGGCGACATCACCGTCGAGGAGGCCGAGCAGGCGCTCAAGGACTACCAGGACCAGCTGGAGAAGGTCTTCGTGGAGGTCCGCGAGGCCAACGCCAGCCCGGCCCCGGCCACCAGCGAGCGTCCGCAGGCCACCTTCCCGGTGCGCGTGCAGACCGGAATCTCCCAGGAGACGGTCAAGCGCATCGCCGAGTCCCAGGTCGCCCTGCCGGACTGGCTCACGGTGCACCCCCGGCTGCTCCCGCAGCTGCAGCGCCGCGCCGCCAGCATCGACGACGGCACCATCGACTGGGCCATGGGCGAGACCCTCGCCATCGGCTCGCTGCTGATGGAGGGTCACCCGGTCCGGCTGGCCGGCCAGGACAGCCGCCGCGGCACCTTCGGCACCCGGCACGCGGTGCTGGTCGACCGGGTCACCGGCGAGGACTACACCCCGCTGCTCTACCTGACCGAGGACCAGGCCCGCTACACCGTCTACGACAGCCTGCTCTCCGAGTACGCCGCCATGGGCTTCGAGTACGGCTACTCGCTGGCCCGCAAGAACGCGCTGGTCGCGTGGGAGGCCCAGTTCGGCGACTTCGTCAACGGCGCCTCCACCATCGTCGACGAGTTCATCACCTCCGCCGAGGCCAAGTGGGGCCAGACCTCCGGGGTCACCCTGCTGCTGCCGCACGGCTACGAGGGCCAGGGACCGGACCACTCGTCCGCGCGCATCGAGCGCTTCCTGCAGATGTGCGCCGACAACAACATGACGGTGGCCCAGCCGACGCTGCCGTCGAACTACTTCCACCTGCTCCGGTGGCAGGTCCACAACCCGCACCACAAGCCGCTGATCGTCTTCACCCCGAAGTCGATGCTGCGACTGAAGGCCGCGGCGTCCAAGGCGGAGGAGTTCACCAGTGGCGCGTTCCGCCCGGTGATCGGCGACTCCACGGTCGACCCGGCCAACGTCCGCAAGGTCGTCATCACCGCCGGCAAGTTCTACTACGACCTGGAGGCGGCCCGCACCGAGCGCGGCATCACCGACACGGCGCTGGTCCGCGTCGAGCGCCTCTACCCGCTGCCGATCGCCGAGCTCCAGGATGAGCTCCAGCGCTACAGCGGTGACGTCCAGTACGTCTGGGCCCAGGAGGAGCCGGCCAACCAGGGCGCCTGGCCGTTCATCGCACTCAACCTGGTGGACCACCTGGACGTGGTCGTCGGCCGCAACGCCAACGGCTCCCGCCTGCGCCGCGTGGCCCGCCCGGCCTCCTCGGCCCCGGCAGTCGGCTCCGCCAAGCGCCACGCCGCCGAGCAGTCCCAGCTCGTCGAGGACGTCTTCGGCATCTGACGCCCCGACACGACGGGCCCGACACCCCAGGGGTGCCGGGCCCGTCGCCGTCTCCCCCGGCTACCATCGGACGGCCGTACACCAACAACGGGGGTGAGGATGTCCAGGATCGACCGCGCGCTCAATCCAGGGAGTTACTTTGGATTCGCGGAGAACGCCGTACTGGTCGTACCCGCCCATCTGCAGCACCCGCTACCGGATGCCGCCGAGGCGGCAAAAGCAGAGACGGTCTTCGAACTTCTGGAAGGCGCGCAAGGGCCAGTCCCGGTCGGGTTCACCTCCATCGACCTGCTGGTGCAGCGACTTGGCCCGGCTCAACCCTGGGCAGCCGTCCCCGCACGGCAGTACACCGCGCTGATGGACCGTCTGGGGCTGGGCCCTGTGGTGATCGATCCGTCGACCGACCCTTCGGCCCGGCGCTGGACGCCCGCTGATCTCGATCAGTACGAGAGGATGCGCTGATATGGGCAGCGGATACCAGGTCGTGCTCGGCGACCTGCAGAGGATGGCCGACACGTATCACAGCGAAGCTGATGCGTACCGAGGCCTCAAGCCGCAGGTGGCACCGGCCGTCGCCGATGGAGGCGACACGGGCCTCAATGACAGCATTCAACTGATCATGGCTGCGATCGACAGCATCCACACGAAGCTGGCAGACCGGATCGAGGAGCACGGCGACAAACTCGCCTACGTCCACGGTTCCTACCAGCGAAGGGACGTCGACGTGCACGGCGCCTTCGAAGACTTGATGGCTGAGTAGCGGGGACATGACCGAGAACTGGATCGGCGGAGACTTTACCGGCCTTCAGTCCATGGGCCACACCTTGGCCGGCGCCGTCACCGCACTGGAGGGCGTCGTCAAGCCACTGGACAGCGGCGCGGACTCCCTTGTCCACGACGCCGGTTGGCAGGGCGATGCCGCCACTGCCTTCCGTGCGGCTTGGACCAAGGACTCCTTGACGGCCGGCGGATTCTCGGAGCTCGTCGGAGCCGTCGGAAGCGTCCTGACGACACTCGGCGGCAATCTGTCCACCCTCAACGAGGCGCTCCATTCAGCCGCTGACACCGCTCGCGCCAAATCCGTCCCATTGGGTGCCAACGGCATTCCGGCGACGGATGTCCCAGGAGCGCCTGCCATCACTCTCTCCCCGGCGGTCGCGCAGGATCTTGCCGACTACTCCACGGTGTACCGCTCGATCCTGCACGAGGCGCAGCAGGCTCGTGTGGAGGCCGCGACTGCGCTCCAGGGGCTCTATGGCGAGCTGGACCCGGAGAAGCCGCTCGCTGCACCGGACAAGTTCACCCTCGGCATCCTCCTCCGGGACATCTTCGCGACCAAGGACGACTACAAGAGCGCACAGGCCGAGAAGGCGAACAAAGAGGTGGATGCGGCCAAGGCGAAGCGTGCCGCCGCCCGGAGCGCGCTCGCCTCGGAGCGCGCCGCGCTCGCCGCCGACGGGAAGAACCTCCCTACCGACCTCACCTCCTACACGGACTACCGGGCTTCGGTGTCCGACGTGGTGAAGAGCGAAAGGGCGTTGGCCGCGATCGAGGACAGCCGGAACGCTTTCTCCAAGGTCGTCAATTTCAAGCCCGGTGACATCAACGGTCTGTCCGAGGCGATCAGCAAGTGCAAATTGGCTCCGGACTTCCTCAAGGACATCCCGGTGGTCGATGTGGGCGCTGCACTGGTCGGCGCGGGCTTCGAGGCCACACAGGACCATGCCGAGGGCTGGTCCTGGACTCACGCCGCGCTGGTCGACGGCGGAGCGGCGCTCGGTGGAGTGGCTGCCGGCGTGGCGGTCGTCGCCCTGCTGCCCGAGGAAGCGGTCGGCGCCGCCGCTGTCGGAGTGGGAGCGGCAGCGGTCACCACCTGCCTGGTGATCGGCGTCGGGGTGGACAAACTGGTCCACGAGCACTGGAGCGAGGACATCCACGACCATGGCGTCCTGGGCGGCCTGGGCGTGGGTACCGCGAATGTCGCCAAGAACACGTACAACGGAGTCAAGGAAGACCTCAAGGGAGCGTGGCATGGCATCACCAGCATCTTCTGAGCCGCCTCTCTACCAGGCACCCGAACAACCCCAGCAGATCAAGGGCGTTGGCACCAGCTGGGTGAACCGTGGTCCCGCCTACTGGTCCATGCGGGTCGTACTTGCCGCCGGCCGCTGCCTCATCATCCTGATCATGGCGATCGCAGCAGCAGCCGGACTGAACGCGGCAACCGAGTCCGCCCCCGGGGCCTGGCGGCCCGTCATCATCATCGGCGTTGCGCTGTGCGTCGCGATCGGCTTCGTCTGGGGCATCCGCACTGCCTGGCAGGCGAACACCTCGACGCTCAGCCCGGACGAATGGAGAGGAGTACGTCGAGCCACAGAGGCCAAGCACCCACTGGTCCTGGCTCTGACACGTTCACGCCTCCTCCTCCTGCTGACGCTACCGGTATCCGCTCCTGTCGGTTTCGGGTTCGTCCTCTCCTGGCTGCCAGGTGTCTCTTTCGGCCGCGAGCTCCCTTCCGAACACGCCGCCCGGCTCGACCTGGAGGAGCAACGCCGCGCCAACGCGGAGCGGGCCGAGAAGCACGCCGCCCTACTGCACAAGCTCCACGGCGAGAACGAGTGAAGTCCGCGGCGCGGGTCGCCTTGGACGCGGCGTTCCAATTGCTGATCCTCGGAATCTTCGCAGACGCAGTCTGGGGTGTGCCGCAGGACTACACCCGCGACAACTCATCCGCGGTGCACGCCACGGTGGAAGCCGTGCTGGTAATGCTCATGGTCGGAGGCGGGGTGCTCGGGGCGCGGCGGCCGTTGCGGGACGCCGGGGTGGAGAGGCCGAAGTTTGGGCGACCGGATGTCAGCGGGCCGATGGACCGGCTGGAGTGGATGCGGCGCCACCGCGGGCTGGGCCCGGTGCTGAACGTACTCCAACTGCTCTACCCGTTGATGCTCCTCGCCGTCGGTGTTCTCCTCTGCCCGGTCTGGATACCCATGTTCCTGGGCTGGGCCATCTGCGGAGTCCTCGTCACCACAGTGCTGTCCTTCCGCCGCTAGGCAGACAGCTGTGTCCGTCTTGGCACCAACCCGAGCATGCGCCCCGTGCCAATTGCGTAGAGCGTCACCCGGGCCAGATATATCATCGCCACATGATTCAGCAGGCTAGAGCGGGGCTGAAGGAGCTTCGGCTCATCCGGTTCAAGTCCTTCCGGGGGGAGAAGCTCAGCCTGTCTGCCCTGACGGTACTGACTGGCAGAAACAGCAGCGGCAAATCCAACGCCCTGGATGCCATCGACGTGCTGTCCCGCTTGGTCGGCGGTGAGGAACTGGCCGATGCCCTGGACGGTCGCCGTCGCGAGGGCGGTCCCGTACGCGGCGGCTCACTCGGCTGCGCACCCCACGGTGAAGACCGGTTCAGCCTGGGATGTACCGTCGAGTTCGGAGAGTATGAGTTCGCCTACCAAGTCACCATTCAGGTCGACCCGGAACTGCGAATCGTCCAGGAGTCGCTCCACGGCGGTTGTCCAGCCTTGCAGTCCGGATCCTGGCACTGGGGTCCTCTGCTCAAGGCGGAGAATGCGAACGACCGGGCAGCCGCGATCTTCGGTGAGGTCCACAATGGGAAAAAGGGCGTCAATCCGTCCTACGCATTCAGGGACACACGTCTGCTGATCTCACAGCTACCGCTCCATGTGACCGCAGATGACAGTGCGGGAGCACAGGTTCTGCGGGGAGCGGCGGCGGTCACCGCTGCGCTCCGTGGAGCGTTCCACCTCGATCCGGTCCCACACCTGATGCGCGGGTACGTACCCGCTCGAGACTCCGGCCTCCGTCGCACCGCAGAGAATCTCTCTGCTGCCGTTGCCCTGCTCTCCCGAGACCATGACCGGTTCGCGCAACTCAACGAACTGACCAGGTTGGTGGCCGATCAACCAGTCCACACTCTGGCAGTGGCCGAATCCGACCTACGGGACGTGATGCTCACTCTGCGCGAGACCGACTCCCCCCATGGCACCACGCCCGCGCGGGAGATGAGCGACGGACTTCTGCGGTTCCTCGCGATCGCCACCGCACTGCTGACAGCGGACCAAGGGCTCGACGTCGACCCCGAGGCCGGCACTGGCGAGGAGATCCATGCCCGTGTGCTACTGGTGATCGAAGAGCTGGAGAACGGGCTGCACCCCTCCATGGCAGCCCGCCTTCTCGAACTGATCAGGGACACAAGTAGACAGACCGGGGCACAGGTAGTCCTCACCACACACAGCCCAGCCCTACTCAATGCGCTCTCCGGCGAAGGAAGCCAGTCGGTGGTGGTCTGCTACCGGGACGCGGGAGACCTGGGGAGCAAACTCACGCGTTTGGTCGAGTTGCCCGGCTACGCCGAAGCAATGGCAGATGGACGGATCGGAGACCTGGTCTCCCAAGGGCGACTCGTCCGCCCCGACCGACCCGCAAGCGACGCCGACGCTCTCTGGCGTCTGCTGGGAATCGAGTAAGCGTGGCTCTCGTCGTCTGGTTTGTCGACACTAGTGTCCTGGTCAACGTCCTCGACCTGGACGGGTTCAACCAGGACCGGGATTCCGTCGCGCAGGAACTCAAAAAGAAGGTCGGCTCCGGCGACACCCTCATCCTGCCGGTGACTACCGTGATCGAGACGGGCAACCATATCGCCCATCTCCACAACGGCACGCACCGTCGCGAGGTTGCTGCGAAGTTCGCGGCTCTGCTCCTGCAGATCCGCGATGGAGTCGCACCCTGGCGACTCCACTCAGTCCATTGGGACGGCGCGTTCCTCGATCACCTCGTGTCGGGAGCGTCGACCGGGGCCACCTTGATCGAACAAGCTGTGGTGGGTATGGGCTGCGGTGATTTGTGCATCCTCGCCGAGCGCGAGGCCTACCGGAGCAACTCCGGCATTGCTGACGTACGAGTATGGAGCCTCGATCAGCACCTTCAGGCGTACCAATAGCCGCCGAACGCACAGCCCTTCCCTCCTTCAGAGCCGATCCGGGGTGCTCACCTGTACTCCGGGCAGCCCCGCGAAGCCCGTTGCCTCGTCCGTCGTCACCAGGACGCGTCCGGTCGCCAGTGCCGTGGCCGCGATCATCAGATCGAAGGTCCCACGCGGGGATCCCTGGGCCCGGGTCCAAGCCAGCAGTTCCGCGTGTCTGAGCGACACCAACTCGCTGTACTGCGCGACTGCGAACGTCCTGGCGACTCGCTCCACCGCCGCCTCCCGGCGGGCCCGGTGCTCCTCGCCGGCCAGCAGGGCTCCGACCCGGAGCTCCGTCAGCGTGATGGCCGCCACCGCCGCGTCGTCGTCCGCGGCGATGAAGTCCGCCGGGCTGAGTTTCCCCCGTTCGAAGGCGATCAGTACGCAGGTGTCCAGGATCAGCCTTCGCCCCATGGGTCCCGGACCTCCTCCGGGATGTTCAGATCCCTGTGCGCTGCCTCCAGGTCGTCCGCGAACGCGGAGTCCGGATGGTGGTCGGCATAGGCGGCCACGATGGCCGCACCATTGGACCGCACCGGGGGGACGATGGTGGCGACCAGCTCGCCACCGCGGGTGATGCTGATCGTCTCGCCCTCGGAAGCCAGATCGAGGACGGCCGAGAAGCTGCGCCCGGCCTCTGTGGCAGTCATCGTTATCATGGAATCAGCTTATCCGACTCTCAGACTGTTCGGAGATCCATCCGTGTACTTCACCGACCGAGGCATCGAGGAGCTGCAGACGCGGCGCGGCGAGGAGGAGGTCAGCTTCGACTGGCTGGCCGACCGGCTGCAGGAGTTCGTGGACCTGAACCCGGAGTTCGAGGTTCCGGTCGAGCGGCTGGCCACCTGGCTGGCGCGGCTGGACGACGAAGACGACGAAGACGACGAGTGAGCAGAGCCGCTTGACTTCCCAGCAACACGATATATCGTGAATAGCAGAGGACGCGATACATAGCGCGTCCTCGCCAACCTATTCGGGGAGTCAGCATGGCCGAGCAGTGGACCGTCAGTACGCCGGAAAAGCTCACCTTCGACGCCGAGGTCACCCGCCTCCGCGTGCGCACCGTCGCCGGCACCGTGAACGTCGTCGCCGCCGACGGGCCGGCCAGGCTCGAAGTCACGGAGATCGAAGGGCCACCCCTCCAGGTCACCCTGGACGGGGGCGAGTTGGTCGTCACCTACGAGGACCTGACCTGGAAGGACTTCTCCTGGAAGTCCCTGGCCACGTTCATCGGCCAGTGGCGCGAGAGCGCCCGGCGGCGCGCCGTGGTGTCCCTCGCGGTGCCGCACGGCACCCGGATCGAGCTCGGGTCGGCCTCCTCCGACACCGTGATCTCCGGCATCACCGCCCCGGTCACCGTGCACAGCGCCAGCGGCTCGACCACCCTGGTCGGCGTCACCGGGTCGGTCGACGCCAACACCGTCTCCGGCAGCGTCCACGCCCAGTCGGTCTCCGGCGACCTCAAGGTCAACACCGTCTCCGGCGAGCTGACCGTCGTCGAGGGCGCCAGCCGCACCCTCAAGGCCAACTCGGTCAGCGGCGCGGTCACGGTCGACCTCGCCCGCGACAACACCACCGACGTCAGCCTCACCAATGTCTCCGGCGAGGTCGCCCTCCGCATCCCGGCGCCCGCCAACGCGCAGGTCCGCGCCAACACCACCAGCGGCGACGTCTCCAGCGCCTTCGACGAACTCCGCATCGGCGGCACCTGGGGCGCCAAGCAGTTGACCGGCACCCTCGGCAACGGCTCCGGCAAGGTGAAGATCACC includes:
- a CDS encoding ATP-binding protein, whose translation is MIQQARAGLKELRLIRFKSFRGEKLSLSALTVLTGRNSSGKSNALDAIDVLSRLVGGEELADALDGRRREGGPVRGGSLGCAPHGEDRFSLGCTVEFGEYEFAYQVTIQVDPELRIVQESLHGGCPALQSGSWHWGPLLKAENANDRAAAIFGEVHNGKKGVNPSYAFRDTRLLISQLPLHVTADDSAGAQVLRGAAAVTAALRGAFHLDPVPHLMRGYVPARDSGLRRTAENLSAAVALLSRDHDRFAQLNELTRLVADQPVHTLAVAESDLRDVMLTLRETDSPHGTTPAREMSDGLLRFLAIATALLTADQGLDVDPEAGTGEEIHARVLLVIEELENGLHPSMAARLLELIRDTSRQTGAQVVLTTHSPALLNALSGEGSQSVVVCYRDAGDLGSKLTRLVELPGYAEAMADGRIGDLVSQGRLVRPDRPASDADALWRLLGIE
- a CDS encoding PIN domain-containing protein, producing MGRRLILDTCVLIAFERGKLSPADFIAADDDAAVAAITLTELRVGALLAGEEHRARREAAVERVARTFAVAQYSELVSLRHAELLAWTRAQGSPRGTFDLMIAATALATGRVLVTTDEATGFAGLPGVQVSTPDRL
- a CDS encoding DUF4097 family beta strand repeat-containing protein, encoding MAEQWTVSTPEKLTFDAEVTRLRVRTVAGTVNVVAADGPARLEVTEIEGPPLQVTLDGGELVVTYEDLTWKDFSWKSLATFIGQWRESARRRAVVSLAVPHGTRIELGSASSDTVISGITAPVTVHSASGSTTLVGVTGSVDANTVSGSVHAQSVSGDLKVNTVSGELTVVEGASRTLKANSVSGAVTVDLARDNTTDVSLTNVSGEVALRIPAPANAQVRANTTSGDVSSAFDELRIGGTWGAKQLTGTLGNGSGKVKITTVSGSVALLRRPAPEDDTPKALDFTKEDEA
- a CDS encoding DUF6104 family protein, which gives rise to MYFTDRGIEELQTRRGEEEVSFDWLADRLQEFVDLNPEFEVPVERLATWLARLDDEDDEDDE
- a CDS encoding prevent-host-death family protein, which gives rise to MTATEAGRSFSAVLDLASEGETISITRGGELVATIVPPVRSNGAAIVAAYADHHPDSAFADDLEAAHRDLNIPEEVRDPWGEG